The DNA segment CGACCACTATCCATCGGACTACCCGGAGGTGGACGCCTACATCCTGATGCACCGCCTCAAGGCGCGGACCGTCGAGGTGCCGGTGCGCATGTACGACCGCGCCGAGGGGAAATCGTCGATCACCGCCTTCCGGGCGGTGTATTATATGGTGAAGGTGACGCTTTCCTTCCTCATCAACCGCATCCGGAGATTCGGGTGAACGGTTCCAGGATGATTTCGTGGGGCC comes from the Deltaproteobacteria bacterium genome and includes:
- a CDS encoding glycosyltransferase family 2 protein; amino-acid sequence: DHYPSDYPEVDAYILMHRLKARTVEVPVRMYDRAEGKSSITAFRAVYYMVKVTLSFLINRIRRFG